The Hymenobacter swuensis DY53 genome includes the window TATTGTGCTGGAAGAAGAAACCGACGTGGACCCCCAAGGCCGGCCGGCCAGCCACTTCGAGCTGTACCTGCGCGCCATGCAGGAATGCGGTGCCGATACCGCTCCCATCGAACGGTTGCTGGATGCCTTGGCCGCCGGCCACACGGTAGCCGAGGCACTGGAAGCGGCCAACGCGCCGGTATCAGTGCGAGAGTTCGTGTTGGGTACGTTTGCCATCATTGAGTCGGGCAAGCCCCACGCCGTGGCCGCCGCCTTCACCTTCGGCCGCGAAGACGTAATTCCCGACATGTTCCGCCACCTAGTAGCCGACCTCAACCACCGCTTCCCCGGCCAACTCGACACGTTCAGCTACTACCTCAACCGTCATATTGAGCTGGATGAGGAGGTGCATACACCCCTGGCGCAGCAGATGGTGCGCGACCTGTGCGGTCAGGACGCCCGGCGCTGGGAAGAAAGCCGCGTGGTAGCGGCCCAGTGCATGCAGGCCCGCGTGGGCCTTTGGAACGGCATCCAGGCCGATCTGCACCTGATTCACGCGTAAAACTCAACTTACCCTGCGTAAGGCTCGTTAACCACGGAAGCTGGCTTGCATTGGGCTGGCTTCTGTGGTTTTTGCTATGAAACGGTATCTTCTTTTGCCTGCTCTGTTGTTACTAGGAGCCTGTACTACGTCGGAAACGGTAACGGAGGAAGCCGCTGTGCGCCGCCCACCGGCCCGCATCCTCACCGATGCTGACCGCCAGGCTGCATATAATAGTAACGCCGGTTACGGCGGCTCCGTGCCCGATGCCACACCCGGCCGGGTACTCGTCCGGGAGCAGGCCAGTGGTATCAATTCCCGTAAGCGCCCCGAAACCCTCAATACCAACGACAACAACACGACCACGCCCGAGACCCGCCTGCGCCGCGTAAACGGGGCCCCCGCCGACACCTTGCGGCTGCCGAATTAAACATCAGCCGGATAGTTTTTAATTACTTCTCATAAGCTAACGGCCCGCGGGCCGTTAGCTTATGAGAAGGGGGAGAGCCGCCTACGCAGTAACCTCGCTGGAACTGTCGGCAGAAGCTGATGGGGTAGGGACGGGTTTCTTGGCCGTTGGGCGCGAGCGGCTGGGCGTGGCCGGTTTGGCCGCTGGTTTAGCCGCCGTCGGAGTTGCTGGTTTGGCAGCCGTTGCGGCTGGGCGGCTGACAGTGCTGCGGGAGCGAGCGGGGCGGGCCGTTGCGGGCTTAGCAGCCGGGGCAGGGCCTTCTGAAGTAGTAGAAATGCTGTCGGAAGCGGCGGGAGTGCCGTTTTCATGGTGGCGCACTATCGTGTGCAGGGCCTGCTCGAAAAGATGCTCCATATCCACATCCAGCCGCTGGGTGGCATCTTTCACTACCTCCTTCAGCTTGGCTTTGGTTTCCTTACGGATGCGCTTTACCACTTCGCTGATGCGGCCGTCCAGCTCTTTCTGTAGCTGCTTGGCGGCCGTTTTCAGGGCTTTTTTCTGGTTGGACTTCTTGGCGGAGCGCGCGTCAGAAATGGCGCTGGAGGTCGATTTAGCAGCTTTAGCGGCCTTCTTCTGGGCTTTCTCGGCTGGGTCTTTCTCCTTCTTGATCTTTTTGGCCGGTTTTTCCTGTTCGGTGTTTTTCATGACGTAAGCAGATGGGAAGAGAAGTGACTGAACCGTATTACGTAGGCCGCCGCCGTAAGTAGTCGAAATATAGAAGGATTTATAGGTGAAGTTGCTTATCCCGCCGACAAGCCTGCGCGAAACCGGCGCGGCGGTTGTTGGTTACGGGAGTCGGCCGCAGGTGCGGTAGCTGTGCGGTCGGCCGGGTGTTTCCTCTTTTTACTCGTTCCTTTGCACTCCCGTTGCCGAATCCGGCGATGCTCACGTTGCTTTTTTGCTTGCTTATATGGCCTCTCTTCCCCAACGCTACACCGTTACGGCCGCGCTGCCCTACGCCAACGGCCCCGTGCACATCGGCCACCTGGCCGGCGTGTACCTGCCCGCCGACATCTACGTGCGCTACCTACGCGCCCAGCAGCGCGACGTAAAATTCATCTGCGGCTCCGATGAGCACGGCGTGCCCATCACTATCCGGGCCCAGAAGGAAGGCGTCACGCCCCAGCAGGTGGTGGACAAGTACCACGCCATCATCCGCGACTCGTTCCAGGATTTCGGCGTGTCGTTCGATGTCTACTCGCGCACGTCCTCCCAAACGCACGCCGAGGTAGCCAGCGGCTTTTTCAAGAAGCTCTACGAGGAAGGCAAGTTCATCGAGCAGACTTCCGAGCAGTACTATGATGAGAAGGCCGACCAGTTTCTGGCCGACCGCTACATCGTGGGTACCTGCCCCAACTGCGGCAACGAAAACGCCTACGGCGACCAATGCGAGAAGTGCGGTACCTCGCTCAGCCCCACCGAGCTCATCAACCCCCGCTCCATGCTCTCGGGCAACCACCCCGTGCTGCGCGAAACCAAGCACTGGTACCTCCCGCTGGATCAGTACGAACCCTGGCTGCGCGAGTGGATTGTGGAAGGCCACAAGCAGGACTGGAAGGCCAATGTGTACGGCCAGTGCAAAAGCTGGATTGACCAGGGCCTGCATCCCCGCGCCGTGACTCGCGACCTGGACTGGGGCGTGCCCGTGCCGGTAGCTGGGGCCGAGGGTAAGGTGCTGTACGTATGGTTTGATGCGCCCATCGGCTACATTTCGGCCACTAAAGACCTGCTGCCCGACACCTGGGAAACCTACTGGAAAGACCCCGAAACCAAGCTGGTACACTTCATCGGCAAGGACAACATCGTGTTCCACTGCATCATCTTCCCCACGATGCTCAAGGCCCACGGCGACTACATCCTGCCCGATAACGTGCCCGCCAACGAGTTCCTGAACCTGGAAGGCGACAAAATCAGCACGAGCCGCAACTGGGCCGTGTGGCTGCACGAGTACCTGCAGGATTTCCCCGGCCAGGCCGATGTGCTGCGCTACGTGCTCTGCGCCAACGCTCCCGAAACCAAGGACAACGATTTCACCTGGAAAGACTTCCAGGCGCGCAACAACAACGAGCTGGTGGCCAACCTCGGCAACTTCGTGAACCGGGCCGTAGTGCTGACGCATAAGTTCTTCGCGGGCAAAGTACCCGCCGCCGTGGGCTTCACTACCGAAGACGAGGACGTGCTGCGGCAGCTGCAGGAGTTCCCGGCGCGCATCGGGGAGCTGATCGACAACTACCGTTTCCGCGACGCGCTGAACGAGCTGATGAACCTCTCGCGCCTCGGCAACAAGTACCTGGCCGATCAGGAACCCTGGAAGCTCATCAAAACCGACGAGGCCCGCACCGGCACCGTGCTGCACGTGTCGCTGCAGCTGGCTGCTGCCCTCGTGACACTGCTGGAGCCCTTTCTGCCCGAAGCCGCCGCCCGTCTGGGTGGCATGCTGAACACCAAGAAAGGCACCTGGCCCCAGGCCGGCCGTCCCGACGCGCTGCCCGCCGGTCACCAGCTGGCCGAGGGCGCCCTGCTATTCACCAAAATCGAGGATGCCACCGTGGAAGCCCAGGTGCAAAAGCTGCTCGACACCAAGAAAGCCAACGAGCTGGCCGCCGCCGTATCGGCCCCCGCGAAAGAGGATGTCAGCTTCGAACAGTTCCAGCAGATGGATCTGCGCATCGGCACCATCTTGGCCGCCGAGAAGGTCGCCAAAACCAAAAAGCTGCTGAAGCTCAGTGTTGACCTTGGTTTCGACGAGCCCCGCACTATCGTCTCGGGCATTGCCGAGCACTTCCTGCCCGAGGCCCTCATCGGCCAGCAGGTGCAGGTGCTGCTCAACCTCGCCCCCCGCGAAATCAAAGGTATCCAGAGCCAAGGCATGCTCCTAATGGCCGAAAACGCCGACGGCGTGCTCGGCCTCATGCAGCCCAGCAGCCCCGTGCGCCCTGGTTCCGGCGTAGCGTAAGTTGCAATAGGGTGTCTGGCTGCGAAAAGGACGAAGCAATCCGTCCTTTTCGCAGCCAGACACTTCCTTCAACCAGAAAGCCCTTGACGTACCATACGTCAAGGGCTTTCTGCTTATTCATGGTTTCGCGCTTTGGTCAGGACAGATTGCTTCGTCGTGCCTCCTCGCAATGACAAACCGGCTACTTTACGTTTACCACGTTCATAGCCCGTTCCACGCCCATAGCGCCGAAGGCCAGCACCGCTTCGGCGGCTTTTTCTAGGCGGCCTTCCAGGTCGATGTTCTCATCGGCGGAGAAGGGGCTGAGCACGTAATCCACCTGCCGGCCCTTCGAGAAGCTGGAGTCGATGCCGAAGCGCAGGCGGGCGTACTCGTCGGAGCCAAGCGTTTCCTGGATGTGCTTGAGGCCGTTCTGGCCGCCGGCCGAGCCTTTAGCTTTCAGCCGCAGCTTGCCAAAGGGCAAAGCCAGGTCGTCGGTGACAACCACCATGTTTTCCTTGGTGAGCTTGAGGGTGCTCAGCCAGTGGGCGGCGGCCTTGCCGCTCAGGTTCATGTAGGTGGTGGGCTTCACCAGCACGTAGGTGTGGCCTTTGTGCTTGATTTCGGTGGTGAAGGCGTGGCGGCCCAGCTGCCAGGGCGCGGCTTCATGCTTGCGGGCCAGGTAGTCGCCTACCATAAAGCCTACGTTGTGACGCGTATCAGCATATTCCGGCCCGATGTTGCCCAGGCACAGCACAAGAAACTTGCTCACGGATTTGTAGCGGATTAGAGTCGGGTTTTCGCGGATTTGGTAGCCGAAAGATATTCAGCCAGCCGCAATCAAACAGCACGTAACGGATGCTGCGTGCCTATAAAAAAAGGCTGCCCTGCGAACAGGACAGCCTTTTTGAAAAGATTTTTACGGAAAATCGTCCACAAAATATGTGGAAATTCGACGCTAATCCGCTAAAATCTGGAAGCCTTACTTGTCGGCCGACATCTGGCCTTTCAGGGCACGTGGGATGGCCACGGTAGCAATGGGAGCCTGCTCACTGGTCAGGATGGTGTAGTTGTTCGGAACAACTTTGCTCACCTTGATCGACTTGCCGAGGCCCAGCTCCGAAATATCTACTTCCACGGAATCGGGCAGGTTCTCGGGGGTAGCACGTACTTTGATTTTGCGCAGCTTGCTTACCAGTTTGCCACCGGCCAGTACACCCGGCGAAACGCCAACGTACTTCACGGGAACGTCCATCTTCACTTCTTTGCCTTCCTGCAGCTCCAAGAAGTCAACGTGCAGCAGCATTTCGTTCACGGGGTGAAACTGCGAGTCCTGCACAATGGCGCGACGGATGTCGCCTTCAATGTTCAGCTCAACTACGTGCACCTCGGGGGTGTACAGCAGCTCGCGGAACAGGATGGCCGGTACGGAGAAGTGAATTTGCTCAGCGCCGCCGTACAGTACGCAAGGTACGTACGAGTCGAGGCGGAGCGCCTTGGCGTCCTTCTTACCGAGATTCGCTCTTTTAAACCCTACAATCTCGAGGCTTTTCATAAATGGGTGCTTTTGAGGAAAAAACGCATGCCCAAAGCAGGCAAACGGGCCGCAAAGATAGGCGGATTGTTTGGGAGTTAAAAGCTAGGCTGCATAATCACTCCCTCGTTCTGATAATCCTGACTCGTCTGCCACTTGTGGGCTCCTCAACATTATTGGAAAGTTACCCAAACGACAAAACGAATGAAGGCCAGCAGCGCCAAGCCGTCAAATAAGCGCAACAGACCTTTACTGACAGATTTAGCAGCAAATGCCCATCCGCCAACACTTATCAAGGAAGCAAGAATTATTGCGCCAGCTATTACTGCTGATACAGAGTGCTTCGGCATGATGCAATTATGAGAAGAGAGCTACATTGAGCTTACACGAACAATGAGCTGATGCTTTCGTGCGAGACTACGTTGTGGATAGCCTGCGCGAATAGCGGAGCCAGCGAGATAACCCGGATTTTGGGGTTTTCTTCCTTCAGCGGCAGCGTGTCAGTGATGACCAGCTCTTCCAGGGCCGAGTTGCGGATCCGCTCGTGGGCCGGACCGCTCAGCACCCCGTGCGTAATCACGGCGCGTACTGATTTGGCTCCGCGCTCCATCAGCAGCTCGGCGGCTTTGCAGATGGTGCCGGCCGTATCCACGATGTCGTCCACCAGCACCACGTTCATGCCCGTCACGTCGCCGATTACCTGCATGGAGGCAATTTCGTTGGCCCGCAGGCGCATTTTATCGCACACCACAATTTCAGCCCCGAACTTCTTGGCGAAGGCCCGGGTACGTACCACGCCGCCCACGTCAGGTGAGGCGAAAATGAGGTTATCGAGATTCAGGCTCTTGATGTAGGGAGCCGTCACGGTAGCGCCGTCGAGGTGGTCCACCGGAATATCGTAGAAGCCCTGAATCTGGCCGGCGTGCAGGTCGCAGGTCATCAGGCGGTCGGCCCCCACGCTCTGAATCATGTTGGCCACCACTTTTGCCCCGATGCTCACGCGCGGCTTGTCTTTACGGTCCTGACGGGCATAGCCCATGTAGGGCATCACAATGTTTACCTTATACGCCGAAGCCCGTTTGGCCGCGTCCACCATCAGGGCCAGCTCCATCAGGTTTTCGGCTGGCGGATTGGTGCTCTGAATCAGGAATACGGCGCAGCCCCGCACGCTTTCGTTGAAGCTGGGCCCGAGCTCCGTATCGGCGAAACGCTGGATGCTCAGGTCGCCGAGCGGAATGCCGTAAGCGGCGGCAATCTGGGCACCTAGCTCGTGAGACGCATTGCCGGCGAAAATTTTAACCTGCTGTGACATGAAAAGGGGGAAAGGGAAAAGGGAAAAAGAATCCCGGCTCCGGTCAGCTCGTTGGGGTGTTGCTGCCACAGGGTGTTGGGGCAGTCAGCAAACCAGGAGCCGGCCAAGGCCGGGATGAAAAAGACAGAAACTGAAAAAGCGAAAGGCGCCGACTCTTCCGGATGAGGAAGAATCAGCGCCTTTCGCGTTGGGATAGTCGGTTGTCCGACCAGGGCTCGAACCTGGACTTTCTTGAATCAAAATCAAGCGTGTTGCCAGTTACACCATCGGACAATTTCAAGCGGCTGCCGGTGTAAGCGTGCCGTTTGGTTGTGCAAATGTACGGCGAGTTTTATTCGAGGCAAATTTCCGGGTAAATATTTTTTGCGGGTCTGGCACTTCAGTAGGGCTAAATTGAGGTTTTAAACCTGATTTTCAGAAGCTCAGCTTCTGAAAAAAAAGTTGAAAGACGTGTGCTGCGTCCTGCTTTGGCAATGCCGGGATTAAGCCGTAGTTTTGCGCCCTGAAAAGATGCACCCCATCCAACCATACAACGCAATGGCGAATACCGGCAAAATCACCCAGGTTATTGGTCCCGTCGTGGACGTGAGCTTCGCGGGTGAAGGCTCCAAGCTTCCCAATATTCTCGACGCTCTCGAAGTCACGAAAGACAACGGCCAGGTGGTCGTGCTGGAAGTCCAGCAACACTTAGGTGAAGACCGGGTGCGCACTATCGCCATGGACTCGACCGAGGGCCTGACCCGCGGTGCCGCCGTGCGCGACCTGGGCGCTCCCATGTCGATGCCCACGGGCGAAGGCATTAAAGGCCGCCTGTTCAACGTTATCGGCCAAGCCATCGACGGCATTCCGCAGCCCAAGAGCGACGGCGCCCTGCCGATTCACCGTCAGGCCCCGCCTTTCGAAGACCTCGCTACCTCGTCGGAGATTCTCTACACGGGTATCAAAGTAATTGACCTGCTCGCTCCTTATGTAAAGGGTGGCAAAATTGGTTTGTTCGGTGGTGCCGGCGTAGGAAAAACCGTACTCATCATGGAGCTGGTAAACAACATCGCCAAGGCCTACGCTGGTCTGTCGGTGTTTGCCGGTGTGGGTGAGCGTACCCGCGAAGGCAATGACCTGCTGCGCGAATTCATCGAGTCGGATATCATTAAGTACGGCGACGAGTTCAAGCATTCGATGGAAGCCGGTGGCTGGGACCTGACCAAGGTTGACCAGAACGAGCTGCTCAAGTCGCAGGCAACCCTCGTGTTCGGCCAGATGAATGAGCCTCCCGGAGCCCGGGCCCGCGTAGCCCTCTCGGGCCTCACGGTAGCCGAGAACTTCCGTGACGGCGACGGCACCGGTGCCGGCCGCGACATCCTGTTCTTCATCGACAACATCTTCCGCTTCACGCAGGCGGGCTCGGAAGTATCGGCTCTGCTGGGCCGGATGCCTTCGGCTGTAGGGTACCAGCCCACGCTGGCTACCGAAATGGGTGCCATGCAGGAGCGCATTACCTCCACCAAGCGCGGTTCCATCACGTCGGTACAGGCCGTATATGTGCCAGCCGATGACTTGACTGACCCGGCTCCGTCGACGACGTTTGCCCACTTGGATGCTACTACCGTACTGAGCCGCAAAATTTCCGAGCTGGGTATCTACCCCGCCGTGGATCCGCTGGACTCCACTTCCCGCATTCTGTCGGTAGAAGTACTGGGCGAGGAGCACTACAACACCGCTCAGCGCGTGAAAGAGATTCTGCAGCGCTACAAGGAACTGCAGGACATCATCGCCATTCTGGGTATGGACGAACTCTCGGAGGAAGACAAGCTGACCGTAACGCGTGCCCGTCGGGTGCAGCGCTTCCTGTCGCAGCCCTTCCACGTAGCCGAGCAGTTCACCGGTCTGAAAGGCGTATTGGTTGACATCAAGGAGACCATCATCGGCTTCAACGGCATCATCGACGGCAAATACGACCACCTCCCCGAGGCGGCCTTCAACCTGGTGGGCAACATTGATGATGCCGTAGCCAAGGGTGCCAAACTGATGGCCGAAGCCAAGTAATTTCTTCTAATGTGAGGAATGTACTGATGAGAGAAATGTGAGTACGCTCCGGCGGCACACTCTCAGCAGCACATTCAGCACATTTTCACATTGCTCACATTAGAAAAGATGCATCTGGAAATCATCACGCCCGACCGTAAGGTGTTTGAAGGCGAGGTTACATCGGCCCGGTTTCCGGGGGTTGATGGCCTGTTTGAGGTTTTAAACAACCACGCCCCGCTAATTTCGGCCCTGAAAGCCGGCGACGTGGTGCTCAACGGCGGTACTACTTCCTTCCACATTGAGGGCGGAGTAGTAGAAGTGCTGCGTAACAACGTAATCGTGCTGGCTGAAGGCGCTTCGGCGTAAGGCTACCCCGGTTTCATACTTGCTTTGAAAAGCCTTTCCTTTGCGGGAAAGGCTTTTTCTTTTTTCACGCAGTGTTTCGGGGTGCCGTCCACTGCGAACTACTGCGCGAAATTCACCCTATGCATATCCACCCCAAAATCACCCCGATTTACCAGACCTCCGTTTTCAAGTTTGAGGATTTGAACGAGCTAGAGCTGTACTTCGGGGAGCCTGGCAGCCGTTACCTGTACTCGCGCAACGGCAACCCCAACTCCGACGAGTTGGCCGAGGCCGTAAACCGACTGGAAGGCGGGGTTGGGGCAGTGGCTACAGGCTCGGGAATGGCGGCCATTTTCGCGGCCCTGCTGGCGTTCTGCCAAGCCGGGGACCATGTGCTGTGCGCGGCCGATATCTACGGCGGGTCGTCGTCGTTGCTGAACCAGGAATTGAGCCGAATGGGCATTACGGTGACGTACGTGCCATTTGAGGAACTGTACGCGCTGGACCGCTTCGTGCAGCCCACCACCCGACTGCTGCTCTGCGAAACCATGAGCAACCCGCTGTTGCGCGTAGCCGACCTGCGCCGCCTGGCCGACGGTTGCCACGGCCTGGGTCTGAAGCTGGTAGTGGACAATACCTTTGCCTCACCCATTATCACCCGGCCGCTGGCGCTGGGGGCCGACGTAGTGTTGCACAGCGTGACGAAGTATATTTCCGGCCACTCCGATGTAACGGCCGGCGTCACTGTGGCCGCCGATGCGGCCGTAGCTGCCCGGCTGAAGCAAGTGGGGGTATTGTATGGCCTTACGTTGAGCCCAATGGAAAGCTGGCTGGCCGTGCGGGGCCTCAAAACGCTGCACTTGCGTATGCCTGCCCACAGCCATAACGCCCTGGCTATTGCCAAGTTTCTGCAGCAGCAACCTGCTGTGCGGGCTGTTTACTATCCTGGCCTGCCCGATCATCCGCAGCACGTGCTGGCACAGGAGCAGGGCGGCGGGCTGTTCGGCGGCATGATGTCGATTCTGCTGGCTGATGATGCAACGGTGGTGAACCGTTTTATGCAGCGGAGCCAGCGGTTCCCGTTTGCGCCTTCCCTGGCCGGCGTTGACTCGTCGCTGTCGTATCCACTTGGTACTTCGCACCGCTACCTCACACCCGAGCAGCAGGCCGAGCTAGGTATCACGGTGGGGTTGGTGCGGCTGTCGGTAGGTATTGAGCCGGTGGAGGAGTTGCTGGCCGACTTGGCGCAGGCGCTGGCATAAACTATAGACCGCTGTTGCCCGAATCCGAATAAAAGGTATATATGGACCAGAGAAGATGTGAAACTCGTTGAAAAACTAGTTGTATGCGTTTGACAGGCAGATTTGCGTTAAACTACTGCGTGTAGGTTTTGTGCGTTGAATACCCTCTTTGGAACTTTATATACTAAAAAGAGTCAGCAATTCTGCTTATTTTGGCATAAGTAGGTCGTGTATAGCTCCGGCAACCCGCTGTAAATCAACTTCCGTCATGGCCGAGCCAGAGGGCAGGCAGAGGCCACGAGTAAACAGATGAGTGCATACCTCACCGCCGTAGGAAGGTACAGTAGCAAACAGCGGCTGTAGGTGCAGCGGCTTCCAGAGCGGACGGCTTTCGATGTTGTGGGTTTCTAGGTGCAGGCGCAGCTGTTCCGGTGTAATGGCGGTTTCAATGGGGTTGAGCAGCAGGCAGGTGAGCCAGCGGTTCGAGTGGCTGCCGGCCGGCTCGATGGGGCCGAAGGATAGGCCGGGAATAGCAGCAAGGTGCTGCCGGTACCACGCGTAGATTTCACGGCGCTTCTTGACCCGGTCTTCCAGCAGTTC containing:
- the atpC gene encoding ATP synthase F1 subunit epsilon, yielding MHLEIITPDRKVFEGEVTSARFPGVDGLFEVLNNHAPLISALKAGDVVLNGGTTSFHIEGGVVEVLRNNVIVLAEGASA
- the atpD gene encoding F0F1 ATP synthase subunit beta — encoded protein: MANTGKITQVIGPVVDVSFAGEGSKLPNILDALEVTKDNGQVVVLEVQQHLGEDRVRTIAMDSTEGLTRGAAVRDLGAPMSMPTGEGIKGRLFNVIGQAIDGIPQPKSDGALPIHRQAPPFEDLATSSEILYTGIKVIDLLAPYVKGGKIGLFGGAGVGKTVLIMELVNNIAKAYAGLSVFAGVGERTREGNDLLREFIESDIIKYGDEFKHSMEAGGWDLTKVDQNELLKSQATLVFGQMNEPPGARARVALSGLTVAENFRDGDGTGAGRDILFFIDNIFRFTQAGSEVSALLGRMPSAVGYQPTLATEMGAMQERITSTKRGSITSVQAVYVPADDLTDPAPSTTFAHLDATTVLSRKISELGIYPAVDPLDSTSRILSVEVLGEEHYNTAQRVKEILQRYKELQDIIAILGMDELSEEDKLTVTRARRVQRFLSQPFHVAEQFTGLKGVLVDIKETIIGFNGIIDGKYDHLPEAAFNLVGNIDDAVAKGAKLMAEAK
- the pth gene encoding aminoacyl-tRNA hydrolase, translated to MSKFLVLCLGNIGPEYADTRHNVGFMVGDYLARKHEAAPWQLGRHAFTTEIKHKGHTYVLVKPTTYMNLSGKAAAHWLSTLKLTKENMVVVTDDLALPFGKLRLKAKGSAGGQNGLKHIQETLGSDEYARLRFGIDSSFSKGRQVDYVLSPFSADENIDLEGRLEKAAEAVLAFGAMGVERAMNVVNVK
- a CDS encoding trans-sulfuration enzyme family protein gives rise to the protein MHIHPKITPIYQTSVFKFEDLNELELYFGEPGSRYLYSRNGNPNSDELAEAVNRLEGGVGAVATGSGMAAIFAALLAFCQAGDHVLCAADIYGGSSSLLNQELSRMGITVTYVPFEELYALDRFVQPTTRLLLCETMSNPLLRVADLRRLADGCHGLGLKLVVDNTFASPIITRPLALGADVVLHSVTKYISGHSDVTAGVTVAADAAVAARLKQVGVLYGLTLSPMESWLAVRGLKTLHLRMPAHSHNALAIAKFLQQQPAVRAVYYPGLPDHPQHVLAQEQGGGLFGGMMSILLADDATVVNRFMQRSQRFPFAPSLAGVDSSLSYPLGTSHRYLTPEQQAELGITVGLVRLSVGIEPVEELLADLAQALA
- the metG gene encoding methionine--tRNA ligase → MASLPQRYTVTAALPYANGPVHIGHLAGVYLPADIYVRYLRAQQRDVKFICGSDEHGVPITIRAQKEGVTPQQVVDKYHAIIRDSFQDFGVSFDVYSRTSSQTHAEVASGFFKKLYEEGKFIEQTSEQYYDEKADQFLADRYIVGTCPNCGNENAYGDQCEKCGTSLSPTELINPRSMLSGNHPVLRETKHWYLPLDQYEPWLREWIVEGHKQDWKANVYGQCKSWIDQGLHPRAVTRDLDWGVPVPVAGAEGKVLYVWFDAPIGYISATKDLLPDTWETYWKDPETKLVHFIGKDNIVFHCIIFPTMLKAHGDYILPDNVPANEFLNLEGDKISTSRNWAVWLHEYLQDFPGQADVLRYVLCANAPETKDNDFTWKDFQARNNNELVANLGNFVNRAVVLTHKFFAGKVPAAVGFTTEDEDVLRQLQEFPARIGELIDNYRFRDALNELMNLSRLGNKYLADQEPWKLIKTDEARTGTVLHVSLQLAAALVTLLEPFLPEAAARLGGMLNTKKGTWPQAGRPDALPAGHQLAEGALLFTKIEDATVEAQVQKLLDTKKANELAAAVSAPAKEDVSFEQFQQMDLRIGTILAAEKVAKTKKLLKLSVDLGFDEPRTIVSGIAEHFLPEALIGQQVQVLLNLAPREIKGIQSQGMLLMAENADGVLGLMQPSSPVRPGSGVA
- a CDS encoding DUF3050 domain-containing protein gives rise to the protein MSTQYHSDSIAELQEALAPARQQLVAHSVYQSLHSLDDLRVFMQHHVFAVWDFMSLLKALQRELTCVEIPWVPRGNAATRRLINDIVLEEETDVDPQGRPASHFELYLRAMQECGADTAPIERLLDALAAGHTVAEALEAANAPVSVREFVLGTFAIIESGKPHAVAAAFTFGREDVIPDMFRHLVADLNHRFPGQLDTFSYYLNRHIELDEEVHTPLAQQMVRDLCGQDARRWEESRVVAAQCMQARVGLWNGIQADLHLIHA
- a CDS encoding 50S ribosomal protein L25/general stress protein Ctc, with protein sequence MKSLEIVGFKRANLGKKDAKALRLDSYVPCVLYGGAEQIHFSVPAILFRELLYTPEVHVVELNIEGDIRRAIVQDSQFHPVNEMLLHVDFLELQEGKEVKMDVPVKYVGVSPGVLAGGKLVSKLRKIKVRATPENLPDSVEVDISELGLGKSIKVSKVVPNNYTILTSEQAPIATVAIPRALKGQMSADK
- a CDS encoding ribose-phosphate pyrophosphokinase, with translation MSQQVKIFAGNASHELGAQIAAAYGIPLGDLSIQRFADTELGPSFNESVRGCAVFLIQSTNPPAENLMELALMVDAAKRASAYKVNIVMPYMGYARQDRKDKPRVSIGAKVVANMIQSVGADRLMTCDLHAGQIQGFYDIPVDHLDGATVTAPYIKSLNLDNLIFASPDVGGVVRTRAFAKKFGAEIVVCDKMRLRANEIASMQVIGDVTGMNVVLVDDIVDTAGTICKAAELLMERGAKSVRAVITHGVLSGPAHERIRNSALEELVITDTLPLKEENPKIRVISLAPLFAQAIHNVVSHESISSLFV